In one Bombyx mori chromosome 22, ASM3026992v2 genomic region, the following are encoded:
- the LOC101741380 gene encoding uncharacterized protein LOC101741380 isoform X1: MENRSFDVEDILDLTDTEDTSSSSSNIGVYDNRTPLVMDIHEVKKDDPIAENSSPETKIKKLKKKKKVKQVTDKMEPSISSESAAEVNSLVAAVEEGAKEEFFDAHESYHVIPDNQIENSEAQVILALAASEHQQGPKTTTQQTSSTQPPSANLTESDKKPSIISSSTIWSLLMSLGFVNAIELPPKSKFSFREKTQSIDSLSHAIISINRYQCAKSQVKFAMKSKHGRRS; this comes from the exons ATGGAAAATCGAAGTTTTG ATGTTGAAGATATTCTCGATCTAACGGATACCGAAGATACGTCTTCGTCTTCTTCAAATATTGGGGTATACGACAACCGAACACCTCTTGTGATGGATATTCATGAAGTTAAGAAAGACGATCCTATTGCGGAAAATAGTTCACCTGAAACAAAG ATTAAGAAgctgaaaaagaagaagaaagttaaGCAAGTCACCGATAAAATGGAGCCGAGTATTTCTTCGGAGAGCGCAGCAGAAGTCAATTCTCTCGTTGCAGCAGTTGAGGAAGGCGCTAAAGAGGAATTCTTCGATGCACACGAGAGCTATCATGTTATTCCag ACAATCAAATCGAAAATTCAGAAGCTCAAGTAATTCTGGCTTTAGCTGCTTCTGAGCATCAACAAGGACCAAAAACAACTACACAACAGACCTCAAGTACCCAACCACCTTCCGCAAACCTTACCGAATCGGATAAAAAGCCTTCGATTATTTCA TCTTCTACGATTTGGAGTTTATTAATGTCTCTGGGATTTGTCAACGCAATCGAGTTACCGCCGAAAAGTAAGTTTTCGTTTCGTGAGAAGACCCAATCGATTGATTCACTGAGCCATGCCATTATTTCCATAAATAGGTATCAATGTGCAAAGTCGCAGGTTAAATTTGCTATGAAATCAAAGCACGGCCGGCGGTCGTGA
- the LOC101741380 gene encoding uncharacterized protein LOC101741380 isoform X4: MENRSFDVEDILDLTDTEDTSSSSSNIGVYDNRTPLVMDIHEVKKDDPIAENSSPETKIKKLKKKKKVKQVTDKMEPSISSESAAEVNSLVAAVEEGAKEEFFDAHESYHVIPETSNASRLKKKAPGNAQDMESEIK; this comes from the exons ATGGAAAATCGAAGTTTTG ATGTTGAAGATATTCTCGATCTAACGGATACCGAAGATACGTCTTCGTCTTCTTCAAATATTGGGGTATACGACAACCGAACACCTCTTGTGATGGATATTCATGAAGTTAAGAAAGACGATCCTATTGCGGAAAATAGTTCACCTGAAACAAAG ATTAAGAAgctgaaaaagaagaagaaagttaaGCAAGTCACCGATAAAATGGAGCCGAGTATTTCTTCGGAGAGCGCAGCAGAAGTCAATTCTCTCGTTGCAGCAGTTGAGGAAGGCGCTAAAGAGGAATTCTTCGATGCACACGAGAGCTATCATGTTATTCCag AAACCAGTAACGCGTCACGATTGAAGAAAAAAGCCCCCGG aaatGCACAAGATATGGaaagtgaaattaaataa
- the LOC101741380 gene encoding uncharacterized protein LOC101741380 isoform X2 encodes MENRSFDVEDILDLTDTEDTSSSSSNIGVYDNRTPLVMDIHEVKKDDPIAENSSPETKIKKLKKKKKVKQVTDKMEPSISSESAAEVNSLVAAVEEGAKEEFFDAHESYHVIPDNQIENSEAQVILALAASEHQQGPKTTTQQTSSTQPPSANLTESDKKPSIISKPVTRHD; translated from the exons ATGGAAAATCGAAGTTTTG ATGTTGAAGATATTCTCGATCTAACGGATACCGAAGATACGTCTTCGTCTTCTTCAAATATTGGGGTATACGACAACCGAACACCTCTTGTGATGGATATTCATGAAGTTAAGAAAGACGATCCTATTGCGGAAAATAGTTCACCTGAAACAAAG ATTAAGAAgctgaaaaagaagaagaaagttaaGCAAGTCACCGATAAAATGGAGCCGAGTATTTCTTCGGAGAGCGCAGCAGAAGTCAATTCTCTCGTTGCAGCAGTTGAGGAAGGCGCTAAAGAGGAATTCTTCGATGCACACGAGAGCTATCATGTTATTCCag ACAATCAAATCGAAAATTCAGAAGCTCAAGTAATTCTGGCTTTAGCTGCTTCTGAGCATCAACAAGGACCAAAAACAACTACACAACAGACCTCAAGTACCCAACCACCTTCCGCAAACCTTACCGAATCGGATAAAAAGCCTTCGATTATTTCA AAACCAGTAACGCGTCACGATTGA
- the LOC101741380 gene encoding uncharacterized protein LOC101741380 isoform X3: protein MENRSFDVEDILDLTDTEDTSSSSSNIGVYDNRTPLVMDIHEVKKDDPIAENSSPETKIKKLKKKKKVKQVTDKMEPSISSESAAEVNSLVAAVEEGAKEEFFDAHESYHVIPETSNASRLKKKAPGLPLLDMGLPQASPQRSVLRCLHRADS from the exons ATGGAAAATCGAAGTTTTG ATGTTGAAGATATTCTCGATCTAACGGATACCGAAGATACGTCTTCGTCTTCTTCAAATATTGGGGTATACGACAACCGAACACCTCTTGTGATGGATATTCATGAAGTTAAGAAAGACGATCCTATTGCGGAAAATAGTTCACCTGAAACAAAG ATTAAGAAgctgaaaaagaagaagaaagttaaGCAAGTCACCGATAAAATGGAGCCGAGTATTTCTTCGGAGAGCGCAGCAGAAGTCAATTCTCTCGTTGCAGCAGTTGAGGAAGGCGCTAAAGAGGAATTCTTCGATGCACACGAGAGCTATCATGTTATTCCag AAACCAGTAACGCGTCACGATTGAAGAAAAAAGCCCCCGG ACTTCCATTGCTGGACATGggtctcccccaagcctcgccacaacgatcAGTCTTGCGTTGTTTGCATCGAGCGGattcctaa